A genomic region of Cannabis sativa cultivar Pink pepper isolate KNU-18-1 chromosome 1, ASM2916894v1, whole genome shotgun sequence contains the following coding sequences:
- the LOC115706900 gene encoding F-box protein SKIP27, translated as MALGKKSRSCNFTRSGLINGGVDNDEGFEWGLVNYARPIEKKRDIVSNNGSDIISRTPSMKKRCVRDSTILNPETETESETCALQALPGDILIHIVSGVDHDDLSKLYNVATFIREAALVAEEMHFAFSTPKKVPAFRTAIDLENLTEDIEAPNAPKQTRARGSRLEGKKFGSISVNLFGEQ; from the exons ATGGCTTTGGGAAAGAAAAGCAGAAGTTGTAACTTCACTCGTAGTGGTTTGATTAATGGTGGTGTGGATAACGATGAGGGTTTTGAGTGGGGGCTCGTGAATTATGCACGACCAATTGAGaagaagagggatattgtttcTAACAATGGCAGTGATATCATTAGCAGGACTCCATCGATGAAGAAACGTTGTGTTCGAGACAGCACGATTTTGAACCCAGAAACAGAAACAGAATCAGAAACGTGTGCTCTTCAAGCTCTACCTGGTGACATTCTG ATTCATATTGTAAGTGGTGTGGATCACGATGATCTCAGTAAGCTTTATAATGTAGCAACATTTATTAGGGAAGCT GCTTTGGTTGCAGAGGAAATGCATTTCGCTTTTAGCACTCCCAAAAAGGTTCCCGCCTTCAGAACCGCCATTGATTTGGAAAATCTGACCGAAGATATTGAAGCTCCTAATGCTCCAAAACAGACTAGGGCAAGAGGGTCTCGGCTAGAGGGCAAGAAGTTCGGAAGTATATCAGTGAACTTGTTTGGTGAGCAGTAA
- the LOC115707641 gene encoding uncharacterized protein LOC115707641 yields MIMMNFWAAHISTMFSNPLISSIVTLYALIFLYVPYQFMRIVFSPVLILTGVLLLTLLRLGAVQRFEDEHKRDETKLHFQTQRELDDNDTTITPTPTPTPTTPADDDDVVTNDNKDSDSSDYPGQFSGSQDDDSNWVDYKSETDSETEMGFDPNPCFEVSFVQWNLRGPLEVIYEEYEGDEEDEGESQKDENNRILGTEKQHTFSRYYHPDSDSDDSSDGDYPASGFWDSPVNMCFRWEEEDRDGLIEIALGDDDIDKRHRGLDFHVVDEDNLIEIDIYQTRSNDGFQARNDDVPPHLQASQIQLMSN; encoded by the coding sequence ATGATAATGATGAACTTTTGGGCCGCTCACATATCGACCATGTTTTCAAATCCTTTAATTTCGAGCATCGTTACTCTCTACGCTTTGATTTTCCTCTACGTTCCTTACCAATTCATGAGAATTGTTTTCTCTCCGGTACTGATTTTGACTGGGGTTTTGCTTCTCACTCTTCTTCGACTTGGTGCTGTTCAGAGATTTGAAGATGAGCACAAGAGGGACGAAACCAAACTCCATTTCCAAACCCAAAGAGAATTAGATGATAATGATACAACAATTACTCCTACTCCTACTCCTACTCCTACTACTcctgctgatgatgatgatgttgttACCAACGATAACAAAGACAGCGATTCGTCTGATTACCCTGGTCAATTTTCAGGTTCTCAAGATGATGATTCCAACTGGGTCGATTACAAATCCGAAACGGACTCCGAAACCGAAATGGGTTTTGATCCGAATCCATGTTTTGAAGTATCTTTCGTTCAATGGAACCTGAGGGGACCATTAGAGGTCATTTACGAAGAGTACGAAGGAGACGAAGAAGATGAAGGTGAGAGCCAAAAGGATGAGAATAATCGAATTCTGGGTACTGAAAAGCAGCATACGTTTTCGCGTTATTATCATCCAGATTCAGATTCTGATGACTCGTCCGACGGAGACTATCCGGCCTCTGGGTTTTGGGATTCGCCGGTAAATATGTGCTTCAGGTGGGAAGAGGAAGACAGAGATGGTTTAATTGAGATAGCTTTGGGGGACGACGACATTGATAAGAGACACAGAGGCTTAGATTTTCACGTCGTTGACGAAGATAATTTGATAGAGATAGATATTTATCAAACCAGATCAAACGACGGATTTCAAGCCAGAAACGACGACGTTCCTCCTCATCTTCAGGCGAGTCAGATTCAATTAATGtctaattaa